A single Aestuariibius sp. HNIBRBA575 DNA region contains:
- a CDS encoding TRAP transporter large permease has translation MAFATLIIVFFVIIAVGGPIAVALGGSAIIASMIFAPIPDGIVGQKIFSNLNHFTLMAIPFFFLAAGLMEKGGLVQRLISLAQALVGHLRAGLGMTTVLTCIFFAAISGSSPATVAAVGNILYPSLLKEGYSSKYAVGALATSGSIGILIPPSIPLILYGFVTETSIPALFLAGVIPGIIYGMLLLFTARFLAGREGIAVKARATSGELSRAFRSSLPALALPVFIVFGIYGFPEFDLMGIYYDGGAIFTPTEAAAIAAVLAMLIGLFIYRELSVRDILRITADTGPRVGMIFWITANALLFGFFLTKIGLPAAMAQAVLDMNLSPIVFLLCVNLLLVVVGFFLEGVPTILIFAPLLVPAAESLGIDPVHFAIIMVVNIELGLITPPVGINLFVASSISGIPPLQVFRATLPWMGATIITLLLVTYIPTLSLFLPGLSQ, from the coding sequence ATGGCATTTGCGACACTCATTATCGTATTTTTTGTGATTATTGCGGTTGGCGGCCCCATTGCGGTGGCGCTTGGCGGATCGGCAATTATTGCGTCCATGATTTTTGCTCCGATCCCGGATGGGATTGTAGGGCAGAAAATATTTTCCAACCTGAACCACTTCACCTTGATGGCCATTCCGTTTTTCTTTCTTGCGGCCGGTTTGATGGAAAAAGGCGGCTTGGTACAACGGCTGATCTCGCTGGCGCAGGCCTTGGTTGGGCATTTGCGCGCCGGTCTGGGGATGACGACCGTTCTGACCTGCATTTTCTTTGCAGCGATTTCAGGGTCAAGCCCCGCCACCGTGGCGGCGGTCGGCAACATTCTGTATCCATCGCTGCTAAAAGAGGGATATTCGTCCAAATACGCGGTGGGTGCGTTGGCCACTTCTGGGTCGATTGGCATTCTGATCCCCCCGTCGATCCCGCTTATTTTGTATGGATTTGTGACCGAAACCTCGATCCCTGCCTTGTTCCTGGCGGGCGTTATCCCCGGGATCATCTATGGGATGCTGCTGCTGTTCACCGCACGTTTCCTGGCGGGGCGTGAAGGGATCGCCGTCAAGGCGCGCGCAACATCCGGCGAATTGTCCCGTGCCTTCCGTTCCAGTTTGCCTGCGCTGGCGCTTCCGGTGTTTATCGTGTTTGGCATCTATGGGTTCCCTGAATTCGATTTGATGGGAATCTATTATGATGGCGGGGCGATCTTTACCCCAACCGAAGCGGCGGCCATCGCAGCAGTGCTGGCCATGCTCATCGGGTTGTTCATCTATCGGGAATTGTCCGTGCGCGATATTCTGCGGATCACTGCGGATACCGGACCACGTGTCGGCATGATTTTCTGGATCACCGCCAATGCGCTTTTGTTCGGGTTTTTCCTGACCAAGATCGGCCTGCCCGCAGCAATGGCACAAGCGGTGCTGGACATGAACCTGTCGCCGATTGTGTTTTTGCTCTGCGTTAACTTGCTGTTGGTTGTGGTCGGTTTCTTTCTGGAAGGTGTGCCAACGATCCTGATCTTTGCACCGCTTCTGGTTCCGGCAGCCGAAAGTCTGGGCATCGATCCTGTGCATTTTGCGATCATCATGGTGGTCAATATCGAGCTGGGATTGATCACGCCGCCGGTTGGAATCAACTTGTTCGTTGCAAGCTCGATTTCAGGCATCCCACCGCTACAGGTGTTCCGTGCAACGCTGCCGTGGATGGGGGCCACAATCATCACGCTGCTGTTGGTGACGTACATACCCACGCTTTCATTGTTCTTACCCGGTCTCTCTCAATGA
- a CDS encoding ABC transporter ATP-binding protein, producing the protein MPEIKTNNLTHTFGKGGHDALTVLEDIDLTFESGSFNSIIGTSGCGKSTLLKMMAGLFDPSDGAMTLDGDVIQGTDRRRGMVFQQDAVFPWMTVAKNISYGPRLRGASKAQQAEIEAKWTDMVGLKGFEDRWPRELSGGMRKRVDIGRVYANDPDVLLMDEPFGALDAQTKERMQSDLLETWTKTKKTVIFVTHDIEEAIFLSDKIVVLSSRPGRVHHIEDVALARPRTDEMRLTDEFLDIKRRLWAMLDH; encoded by the coding sequence ATGCCCGAAATCAAAACCAACAATCTGACCCATACTTTTGGCAAAGGTGGCCATGACGCGCTGACGGTGCTTGAGGATATTGATCTGACGTTTGAATCCGGCAGTTTCAATTCAATCATCGGCACATCGGGCTGCGGCAAATCCACATTGCTCAAAATGATGGCGGGGCTGTTTGATCCGTCCGATGGCGCGATGACATTGGATGGCGACGTGATCCAAGGCACCGACCGCCGACGGGGGATGGTGTTTCAACAGGACGCGGTTTTTCCTTGGATGACGGTCGCCAAAAACATCTCTTATGGACCGCGCCTGCGTGGGGCCTCTAAGGCGCAACAGGCCGAAATCGAAGCCAAATGGACCGACATGGTGGGTCTCAAAGGGTTTGAGGATCGCTGGCCGCGGGAGTTGTCCGGCGGCATGCGCAAACGGGTTGATATTGGCCGGGTCTATGCCAATGATCCCGATGTTTTGCTGATGGACGAACCCTTTGGCGCGCTGGACGCACAAACCAAAGAGCGGATGCAATCCGATCTATTGGAAACGTGGACCAAAACCAAAAAGACCGTCATCTTTGTGACCCATGACATCGAAGAGGCGATCTTCTTGTCTGATAAAATCGTTGTGCTTTCTTCGCGTCCCGGCCGTGTGCATCACATCGAAGACGTGGCTCTGGCGCGTCCCAGAACCGATGAAATGCGCCTGACGGATGAGTTCTTGGACATCAAACGTCGGCTTTGGGCGATGCTGGATCACTAG
- a CDS encoding GntR family transcriptional regulator: MSAKQKIYDKFVQDIRSGEIATGAQLPTEKEIAAAFSVSRSTVQAVMMRLANEGVVSRRPGRGTFALRSSDDMSVKVALDVHNIQSFESEMAVAGDQVSYRLISFAKTPAPMYVARKIGVPAETELMCLYRLRFANQTCIGSEVRFLSPEITWDVSLNALETQGGHQIIQEGLGLRIGHIEAALRAVCADETQAKDMNIAVGAPLLVRSHTIMTDDNQVILHGESFYVEPFSFRYTANIAGGR, encoded by the coding sequence ATGTCAGCAAAGCAGAAAATCTATGACAAGTTCGTTCAAGATATTCGAAGCGGTGAGATAGCCACGGGAGCTCAACTTCCGACAGAAAAAGAAATCGCCGCAGCGTTTTCGGTCAGCCGATCAACCGTTCAGGCGGTAATGATGCGGCTCGCCAATGAAGGCGTGGTTTCACGGCGTCCGGGGCGTGGGACATTTGCGTTGCGATCCTCTGACGACATGTCGGTCAAGGTTGCATTGGATGTGCACAATATCCAATCCTTCGAAAGCGAAATGGCCGTGGCCGGAGACCAAGTTTCATACCGGCTAATTTCTTTCGCCAAAACGCCGGCGCCCATGTATGTCGCGCGCAAGATCGGGGTTCCGGCAGAGACCGAGCTGATGTGTCTGTATCGGTTGAGATTTGCCAACCAAACTTGCATCGGGTCTGAGGTGCGATTTCTATCGCCAGAAATCACCTGGGATGTGTCCCTGAATGCGTTGGAAACACAAGGCGGCCACCAGATCATCCAAGAAGGTCTGGGGCTGCGCATTGGGCATATTGAGGCAGCGTTGCGCGCCGTTTGCGCAGATGAGACGCAAGCAAAAGACATGAACATCGCCGTCGGCGCGCCGCTCTTGGTGCGTTCACATACGATTATGACTGATGACAATCAGGTCATTTTGCACGGCGAATCCTTTTATGTGGAACCGTTTTCGTTTCGCTACACTGCCAACATTGCGGGTGGGCGCTAA
- a CDS encoding amidohydrolase, with protein MTTHFSITDAHVHVFLPEKYPLTQVRSYTPGPANVADLEAHLERIGAKNVVIVQPSPHGIDNRPSLTAVQDLGRDRAKCVCVIDPKTTTKEDVKALADLGVCGLRANLKTAGIDAIDNAAQQLRDLDRVMMGTDLILQVFLPVHVNIALAPLFKSLGRPVILDHFAGLKTSSPTLDTDMAGLADVLSASNVFLKVSGACRVTDYAATAVALDDFAPDLFATARGRVIWGSDWPHTGKSAERAKRPLSEVEPFLKIDDQKGLKDIQRWSENNNHFQEITKSTADDLFGF; from the coding sequence ATGACCACTCATTTCTCCATAACGGATGCCCATGTCCATGTTTTCCTTCCAGAAAAATATCCGCTGACACAGGTGCGTTCTTACACTCCGGGACCTGCCAACGTTGCGGATCTCGAAGCGCACCTAGAGCGAATCGGTGCCAAAAACGTTGTGATCGTCCAGCCAAGCCCCCATGGAATCGATAACCGGCCCAGCCTGACGGCGGTGCAGGATCTGGGGCGGGACCGGGCAAAATGCGTCTGTGTCATCGACCCAAAAACAACAACCAAAGAAGACGTCAAAGCCTTGGCCGATCTGGGGGTTTGTGGTCTGCGCGCCAACTTGAAAACCGCCGGAATTGATGCCATCGACAACGCGGCCCAACAGCTGCGTGACCTCGATCGGGTGATGATGGGCACGGATCTTATTTTGCAGGTCTTTCTACCGGTCCACGTGAACATCGCGCTGGCCCCATTGTTTAAATCATTGGGACGGCCAGTGATCCTGGACCACTTTGCAGGCCTGAAAACATCCAGCCCCACATTGGACACAGATATGGCTGGCCTTGCGGATGTGCTCTCTGCGTCGAACGTGTTCCTAAAGGTATCGGGCGCGTGTCGGGTTACGGATTATGCGGCGACGGCTGTCGCGCTGGATGATTTTGCCCCTGATCTATTTGCCACAGCGCGGGGTCGGGTGATTTGGGGCAGCGATTGGCCGCATACGGGAAAATCGGCAGAACGCGCCAAACGCCCCCTGTCTGAGGTCGAGCCATTTTTGAAAATTGACGACCAGAAAGGCCTGAAAGACATCCAACGATGGTCTGAAAATAACAATCATTTTCAAGAGATTACTAAATCAACCGCCGACGATCTCTTTGGGTTTTAG
- a CDS encoding SMP-30/gluconolactonase/LRE family protein — translation MFFPPPTDITADVFARVPAELAPKSSSDWGNVQHPGKTFRAFLEGPSFDRAGNLYCVDICHGRILRCSPEGEFSVAAEYDGEPNGLKIHKDGRIFIADHAHGIMVMDPISGKVEKYLTRPGLERFHGVNDLHFTSNGDLYFTDQGQSGLHAPYGRLFCQRASGELDCLLSNIPSPNGLVFNETEQQLYLAVTRMNAVWRVRFLPGGRTVVKTGTFIQLSGGLAGPDGLALGEGGELIIGHMGLGTVWVMSRLGEPMIRIRSPQGILTANCAFGGPEGRHLYITEAETSTILRAELPFAGNKMFSHLD, via the coding sequence ATGTTTTTCCCGCCTCCTACCGACATAACCGCAGATGTTTTTGCGCGTGTCCCTGCCGAACTCGCGCCGAAGAGCTCTTCGGATTGGGGGAATGTGCAGCATCCGGGCAAAACATTTCGCGCCTTTCTAGAGGGCCCTTCATTTGATCGCGCCGGGAACCTTTATTGCGTGGATATTTGCCATGGACGCATTTTGCGATGCAGCCCAGAGGGTGAATTTTCGGTGGCTGCGGAATATGACGGGGAACCCAACGGGCTGAAAATTCACAAAGATGGTCGAATTTTTATCGCCGATCACGCCCATGGCATCATGGTGATGGACCCGATTTCGGGAAAGGTCGAAAAATATCTGACCCGGCCGGGCCTGGAGCGGTTTCACGGCGTTAACGATCTGCATTTCACATCGAATGGGGATCTGTATTTCACCGACCAAGGTCAAAGCGGGCTTCATGCGCCATATGGCAGGTTGTTTTGCCAACGGGCCTCGGGCGAACTGGATTGCCTATTGTCCAATATCCCCAGCCCCAACGGGCTGGTCTTTAATGAAACGGAACAACAACTTTACCTTGCCGTCACCCGCATGAATGCGGTGTGGCGTGTTCGATTTCTCCCGGGTGGCCGGACCGTCGTTAAAACCGGCACGTTCATCCAGTTGTCAGGCGGGCTTGCCGGTCCTGACGGTCTGGCGCTCGGAGAGGGGGGGGAACTGATCATTGGCCATATGGGGCTGGGCACGGTTTGGGTCATGTCTCGATTGGGTGAGCCGATGATACGGATCAGATCACCGCAAGGTATTCTAACCGCGAATTGTGCGTTTGGTGGCCCCGAGGGGCGTCACCTGTACATCACAGAGGCCGAAACATCGACAATTTTGCGGGCAGAATTGCCATTTGCCGGCAACAAGATGTTTTCCCATTTGGACTAA
- a CDS encoding ABC transporter permease, whose translation MKILDLLTSRRLQLGVLSVALVFAAYVWLTNQPDNNPALLPPISDIVKSFFVNLESGNLTQALGASLYRIFLGFFFGTTGALIVGCLVGWYKTVEYLVDPLIEALRPIPPLAYIPIIIIWFGIDEFSRVLIISIACFMVCVVNVIAGMKNVPQVYVDAAATMGANRFQIFRTVAIPAATPFIITGYRIALGAAWTTLVASELLAAQNGLGFLLQEGRRYFLTDQVMMIIVIIGSCAFIMDRIFRRIQAYLMQWSEARE comes from the coding sequence ATGAAAATCTTAGACCTATTAACCTCAAGACGCCTGCAATTGGGCGTCTTGTCGGTGGCATTGGTGTTTGCGGCTTATGTCTGGTTGACCAATCAGCCAGACAATAACCCGGCATTGCTGCCGCCGATTTCGGACATCGTAAAGTCCTTTTTCGTCAATCTTGAATCCGGCAACTTAACCCAAGCGCTGGGGGCAAGCCTGTACCGCATTTTCCTTGGCTTCTTTTTTGGAACCACGGGGGCGTTGATTGTTGGCTGTTTGGTCGGCTGGTATAAAACCGTTGAATATCTGGTTGATCCCCTGATCGAAGCCCTGCGCCCAATCCCGCCACTGGCCTATATCCCGATCATTATCATCTGGTTCGGCATCGACGAATTTAGCCGTGTGTTGATCATTTCGATCGCCTGTTTCATGGTCTGCGTTGTGAATGTCATCGCGGGTATGAAAAACGTCCCCCAAGTCTATGTGGACGCGGCCGCGACCATGGGTGCCAATCGTTTCCAGATTTTCCGCACCGTGGCCATTCCGGCCGCGACTCCTTTTATTATCACGGGCTATCGCATCGCATTGGGGGCAGCTTGGACCACGCTTGTGGCCTCTGAATTGCTGGCCGCGCAGAATGGATTGGGATTTTTGCTTCAAGAGGGGCGTCGTTATTTCCTGACGGATCAGGTGATGATGATCATCGTCATCATTGGCAGTTGCGCCTTTATCATGGATCGGATTTTCCGCCGCATTCAAGCCTATCTCATGCAATGGTCGGAGGCGCGTGAATAA
- the acnA gene encoding aconitate hydratase AcnA has protein sequence MTYLPVRFGDQTFQVIDLPKLLGNKLFSLPVVVRLLIENHVRAGGALDPVLEALNGQNPSQCEMLFRPNRLLMHDTTCTPALADVAGMRDAVAEAGGDPAILSPTLPVDVSVDHSLAVDTYASVDAFGRNAKNEYARNSERYAFMKWASQTLQGLRVHPPGTGIMHTINLEQLATLLEISDDNFAHPDMLLGTDSHTPMINGIGVLGWGVGGLEAETVMFGQTVSLALPKTVGVHLHGTLASGTFATDLALEITHRLRAMDVTGQFVEFFGPGVSSLSADTRAVIANMAPEYGASTGYFPVDQNTLAYLRRTGRDPVHCDRIETVYRAMGLWFDPDASPEFDRVIDIDLSTISTVISGPQRPQDRCAPAEAAKRVSQTIGRPLHPVDQNADVIPDGAVGIAAITSCTNTSDPSLLIAAGILARNAQARGLSPASWVKTSLAPGSPSARGMLERAGLDANLSALGFDVVGHGCTTCIGNSGALPDVIEQALEDGKAIAAVLSGNRNFPGRVHPKLDLGFLASPPLVVAYALKGNLHGDITADALGTDADGQPVYLSDIWPDQDEIDQIFSRSHVDGDVPQSFAAASRSKAWDGIQTQKTVRFQWDETSRNLRRPKFATSHQTSRLGHYVAKPLMVLGDDITTDHISPAGAISADSAAGEWLIQHGAPPTDLNVYAAYRGNWEVMVRGLFTNKLVRNHLKPGLAPNETILSSGQVLPVFEAAQVLADSGENTLLLSGERYGMGSSRDWAAKGVALLGVRTVIARSFERIHRTNLIGMGILPLQISGDFDPQNAGITADDSFAINAPVSELQVRASMPVQWMRPDGTDQIIPCHAAVETQQEVDLLRLGGVLPSILSTCLD, from the coding sequence ATGACCTATCTGCCCGTCCGTTTTGGTGACCAGACCTTCCAAGTCATTGATCTGCCCAAACTTTTGGGAAATAAACTGTTTTCGCTTCCTGTTGTGGTGCGATTGCTGATTGAAAACCATGTCCGCGCTGGGGGGGCTTTGGACCCAGTGCTAGAAGCGTTGAACGGACAAAACCCGTCGCAATGTGAAATGCTGTTTCGGCCCAACCGCCTGCTGATGCATGATACGACCTGCACCCCCGCATTGGCCGATGTTGCTGGCATGCGTGATGCCGTCGCAGAGGCCGGGGGCGATCCCGCGATTTTATCCCCGACTTTGCCGGTTGATGTCTCGGTTGATCATTCATTGGCCGTGGACACCTATGCCAGTGTTGATGCGTTCGGCCGGAATGCCAAAAACGAATATGCCCGCAATTCAGAACGATACGCCTTTATGAAATGGGCATCACAGACCCTGCAGGGATTGCGCGTTCATCCGCCGGGCACGGGCATCATGCACACGATCAATCTGGAACAATTGGCGACATTGCTGGAAATCAGCGACGACAATTTTGCGCATCCGGATATGTTATTGGGCACCGATAGCCACACGCCGATGATCAACGGGATTGGTGTGTTGGGCTGGGGCGTCGGCGGATTAGAGGCCGAAACCGTGATGTTTGGCCAAACGGTATCGCTCGCTTTGCCGAAAACGGTGGGCGTGCATCTGCACGGAACACTGGCCTCTGGTACTTTTGCAACGGACCTCGCACTTGAGATCACACATCGTCTGCGCGCGATGGATGTAACCGGCCAGTTCGTCGAATTCTTTGGGCCGGGGGTTTCCAGCCTCAGCGCTGATACCCGGGCTGTCATCGCCAATATGGCACCGGAATATGGGGCCTCTACAGGGTATTTCCCGGTGGATCAGAACACCCTCGCCTATCTCAGGCGCACCGGGCGCGATCCGGTGCATTGTGACCGGATCGAAACCGTATACCGGGCCATGGGGCTGTGGTTTGATCCAGATGCGTCGCCGGAATTCGACCGGGTTATTGATATAGACCTGTCGACGATATCAACTGTTATTTCTGGACCGCAACGACCCCAGGACCGCTGTGCGCCCGCTGAGGCTGCAAAACGTGTGTCACAGACCATCGGACGCCCGTTGCACCCTGTCGACCAGAACGCAGATGTGATCCCTGACGGAGCGGTGGGAATCGCGGCCATCACCAGCTGTACCAATACGTCTGATCCGTCGCTGCTGATTGCGGCGGGTATATTGGCACGCAATGCTCAGGCGCGTGGGTTGTCACCTGCGTCTTGGGTCAAAACATCGCTCGCACCGGGGTCGCCGTCGGCGCGGGGCATGTTGGAACGGGCGGGGCTGGACGCCAACCTGTCAGCGCTTGGTTTTGATGTCGTTGGCCACGGCTGCACCACATGTATCGGGAATTCCGGGGCGCTGCCGGATGTCATCGAACAGGCGCTTGAGGACGGCAAAGCCATCGCAGCGGTCCTGTCGGGCAATCGCAATTTTCCGGGCCGGGTGCATCCAAAACTTGACCTCGGATTTTTGGCGTCGCCCCCCTTGGTTGTCGCCTATGCCCTAAAGGGCAACCTGCATGGCGATATAACAGCCGATGCTCTGGGCACCGATGCGGATGGTCAGCCGGTCTATCTGTCAGATATCTGGCCAGATCAGGATGAAATCGATCAGATATTTTCCCGGTCCCATGTGGATGGGGATGTTCCGCAATCTTTTGCGGCGGCCAGTCGCAGCAAGGCATGGGATGGAATCCAGACCCAGAAAACAGTGCGATTCCAATGGGATGAAACGTCACGCAATCTAAGGCGCCCCAAATTTGCAACATCGCATCAGACCTCGCGGTTGGGTCATTATGTGGCAAAACCATTGATGGTTTTGGGCGATGATATAACCACAGATCACATTTCACCCGCAGGCGCGATTTCTGCGGATAGCGCTGCTGGCGAATGGTTAATCCAACATGGCGCGCCGCCCACGGACCTGAATGTTTACGCGGCGTATCGCGGCAACTGGGAAGTGATGGTGCGCGGCTTGTTTACAAACAAACTGGTGCGCAACCATCTAAAACCGGGTCTGGCGCCGAACGAAACCATTCTTTCGTCTGGACAGGTTTTGCCCGTTTTCGAAGCCGCGCAGGTACTGGCCGATTCCGGCGAAAACACGCTGCTTTTGTCGGGTGAACGATACGGCATGGGGTCGAGCCGGGATTGGGCCGCCAAAGGCGTCGCGCTGTTGGGTGTTCGCACCGTCATCGCCCGCAGTTTTGAACGTATCCACAGAACCAATCTGATCGGGATGGGCATTCTGCCGCTTCAGATCAGTGGGGATTTTGACCCGCAAAATGCAGGCATCACGGCGGATGATTCATTTGCGATCAACGCCCCGGTTTCTGAGCTGCAGGTGCGCGCAAGTATGCCTGTTCAATGGATGCGACCAGATGGCACAGACCAGATTATCCCGTGCCACGCCGCCGTTGAAACCCAACAAGAAGTGGACCTTTTGCGGCTCGGGGGTGTCCTGCCCAGTATCTTGTCGACATGTTTGGATTGA
- a CDS encoding TRAP transporter substrate-binding protein, with product MFTRSLKPMVFMAAMVVAAGTASAEVEMVMSNDNNDKGLKGQTFNYLVEQLEERLGDRIDVEMHHSGTLFDQQSQIQGLQLGGTHLIAPTAGIYSTVEPRVAALQLPFMLNTPEKIQEAVADPTIRDAIMPGLNGQNIEIVAVWMNGPRDLGYKGQDPILLPSDAEGLKVRVQSAPIFVETWEAVGANPVGINWSEAPTALQQGVIDAGEVTPNSWRGSSTYQFVDHITMTDHQYSFYLVGANKQWWDAMPDDVRTEVQAALADATEWNMAMNTEINGAAAEFIAGEGVGVHYLNDEQRAAWAEAMKPVWEELGNELVGDEVMDRLKEIAGVN from the coding sequence ATGTTCACACGCTCACTAAAACCAATGGTATTCATGGCCGCGATGGTCGTTGCGGCGGGGACCGCTTCGGCAGAAGTCGAAATGGTTATGTCCAATGATAACAACGACAAAGGCCTAAAGGGGCAGACATTCAACTATCTGGTCGAACAGCTAGAGGAACGTCTGGGTGACCGGATCGATGTTGAAATGCATCATTCTGGCACGCTGTTTGATCAGCAAAGCCAAATTCAGGGTCTGCAACTGGGTGGGACGCATCTTATTGCACCAACCGCCGGTATTTATAGCACGGTTGAGCCACGCGTTGCCGCGCTGCAGCTGCCCTTTATGTTGAACACGCCAGAAAAGATCCAAGAAGCGGTTGCCGATCCAACCATCCGGGATGCGATCATGCCGGGCCTCAATGGTCAGAACATCGAAATCGTCGCCGTCTGGATGAACGGTCCGCGTGATCTGGGTTATAAGGGGCAGGATCCGATCCTGTTGCCAAGCGACGCAGAGGGCCTGAAGGTGCGCGTGCAATCTGCGCCGATCTTTGTGGAAACCTGGGAAGCTGTGGGGGCCAACCCCGTCGGTATCAACTGGTCAGAAGCCCCAACCGCGTTGCAACAGGGTGTGATCGATGCAGGTGAAGTAACGCCAAATTCATGGCGCGGATCGTCGACCTATCAGTTTGTGGATCACATCACGATGACGGATCACCAGTATTCGTTCTATCTGGTTGGGGCCAACAAACAGTGGTGGGACGCAATGCCAGACGATGTGAGAACCGAAGTGCAGGCTGCTCTGGCGGATGCGACAGAATGGAACATGGCGATGAACACTGAAATCAACGGCGCTGCCGCTGAATTTATTGCCGGCGAAGGTGTCGGCGTTCACTACCTTAACGATGAACAGCGGGCCGCATGGGCCGAAGCCATGAAACCTGTCTGGGAAGAGCTGGGCAATGAATTGGTTGGCGATGAAGTGATGGACCGGCTGAAGGAAATCGCAGGCGTCAACTGA
- a CDS encoding TRAP transporter small permease has product MIKKLDRLLSTIEIWSMVTLTLVGLAFAFLQVVLRYVFNTGIHWLEAGLVTALIWAMLIGSVRAVREGYHPRVDLVPNLVGPKARATLNVLALASAFLLSCVFLWDSVFYAKFINMINALHPELGIKQVYPFLIVPIITFLMLIRYGLVAWTLVTDPSSHAPDATFRRSVGDLSEKGTLD; this is encoded by the coding sequence GTGATCAAGAAACTGGACAGATTGTTATCGACAATCGAAATCTGGTCGATGGTGACTCTGACGCTTGTAGGGCTGGCATTCGCCTTTCTGCAGGTGGTTTTGCGATATGTCTTTAACACCGGAATCCATTGGTTAGAGGCCGGACTTGTGACGGCTTTGATCTGGGCGATGTTGATCGGGTCCGTGCGTGCCGTCAGAGAAGGATACCACCCGCGGGTGGATTTGGTGCCCAACCTCGTCGGCCCAAAGGCGCGCGCAACATTGAATGTTCTGGCATTGGCCAGCGCGTTTCTACTGTCCTGCGTGTTCCTCTGGGACAGTGTATTTTACGCCAAATTCATCAACATGATCAACGCGTTACACCCAGAGCTTGGGATCAAGCAAGTTTACCCGTTTCTGATCGTTCCGATCATCACTTTTCTTATGTTGATCCGCTACGGTTTGGTTGCGTGGACGTTGGTCACTGACCCTTCCAGCCACGCGCCGGATGCAACATTCCGGCGGTCTGTCGGCGACTTGTCTGAAAAAGGGACCCTGGATTAA